In a genomic window of Diorhabda carinulata isolate Delta chromosome 8, icDioCari1.1, whole genome shotgun sequence:
- the LOC130897085 gene encoding deoxycytidylate deaminase isoform X2, with translation MEETLRIRHINLKRKDYLEWEDYFMATAFLAAKRSKDPCTQVGACIVNNENVIVGVGYNGMPKNCHDDNFPWGKSSNNPLLNKFMYVCHAEVNAVLNKNSVDVKNCKLYVGLFPCNECAKVIIQSGIKEVIYLSDKHSSKNSTIASKMMFDAAEIKYRQFVPKHTKIVIDFEEIDWNKMHQLPVSPIKDIETDEEIQEN, from the exons ATGGAGGAAACTTTACGTataag GCATATAAATCTTAAAAGAAAAGATTATCTGGAATGGGAAGATTATTTTATGGCAACAGCTTTTTTAGCTGCAAAAAGAAGCAAGGACCCTTGTACACAAGTAGGAGCATGTAttgttaataatgaaaatgtgaTTGTTGGAGTAGGTTACAATGGAATGCCTAAAAATTGTCATGATGACAATTTTCCGTGGGGAAAATCATCTAATAACCCGTTACTTAACAAATTTATGTATG tatgtCATGCGGAGGTTAACGCTGTTTTAAATAAGAATAGTGTTGATGTAAAGAACTGCAAACTATATGTTGGTTTATTCCCATGTAATGAATGTGCAAAAGTCATTATACAATCTGGAATCAAAGAAGTTATATATTTATCTGATAAACATTCTTCAAAAAATAGTACTATAGCTTCAAAAATGATGTTTGATGCAGCCGAAATTAAATACAG GCAATTTGTTCCAAAGCACACAAAAATTGTGattgattttgaagaaatagaTTGGAATAAGATGCATCAACTTCCTGTAAGCCCTATTAAAGATATTGAAACTGATGAGGAAATTCAAGAAAACTAG